A segment of the Bdellovibrio bacteriovorus genome:
CACTGTGGTTTCCAAAGACATCAGCGCTCACCGTGGCAATGAAGCCATGATGAATGAGCTTTACTACATGTGCACTGAGATCCGTCTGGCCGGCGACGAGACCCTGGACTTCCTCAAGTCCGATATCGATCGCATTGCTCAGCTTAAAAACATGACTCAGATGCAGTACTCTGACCGTCGCTCTTTGCAAGAGCACGTGAACTTCTTCAATGCGGTTTCAGCGCAGGTTCTGCCCTTCTGTAACGAGCTTGAAAAACAAAACTACTGGAATAAATCCGGATACACCGTGAACAAGTCCGGATTCGCCCCCTGGGCGAAAGAGATGATGCAGCTTCAGGCCAATCCGGAAGAAGCCAAATTCATCCCGACAGCATTCAACAACCAGCCTCTGCTGTCCTGGAACAACCAGTCCGTTGCGGGCGCCCAGGCGATCTGCTACAGCTCTGTGGACTGCACCCGTCTGATGGTGAAAAGCATGGTGGACCTTTATGCGGTTTCTACCTATGCCGATGCGCTGGTTCCCCTGGCAGGTAAAACTTCTGATCCGAATCTGTTCAACCCGTACTCTGAACTGAAAACCTGTAAAATGTACGATCCCTGGTTCCAAACCCAGCGCATGAACAAAGTGCTGATGGTGGATCTGGCCAATACCGCCCTTTTCGGCTGGAACATCCTGCCAATCTATGTGGACGTGAACTTTACCGCTCCGAAAGTGGCTTCTTTCAACCAGTTGGTGAAAGACGGTAAAATCAAATTTGATCCACGTGTGGAAAAATCCAAAATGCAAACATCTCTGGTGGCAGATTTTGGTCCTTTGCTGGGCGCACCCTGTGCGGTTTCCCTGAATAACAACGGTATCAAGAACTATAACTTCTATTCTTTCTCTGGTCTGACGGTGAATTACTGTGATTCCAAACAGTCCAATGAAGTTGTTTCCAACAATCCAAGTGATTTTGCGACCGGCGCAAAAACCGCACGTTCTTTCTGCGGCGGCTGCACCCTGAACTTCACTGCGGTGGCGGCAGCATCCACCTCCACATTCGGCGTGGTGAATCCCGCGAAGTTTGTAGTGTATCTGTTCCGCACCTTCCAGAAGTACTTCTCTGCGAAGAAAGACAAAGTAAACATCCCGAAATCCTGGGAAGTGAACGCCGCCTACGCGGCCGAAGTTTACAAAAAATACGGCCAGATCCCATCCCACTGTGTGGATCAGCTCAGCAAAGGTCTGAAATGTTTCAGAGACAGTTGTGCCGCCAAAGCCGCTGATGTCTTTGAAAAGGCCTACAACACCAAGGTTCACGAAGTTTATATCCGCGAAGATGATGACAGCCAATGGCCGCCATCCGACACCAAAGAAGCATGGATCAAGTCTGATCTGTGCAAAGGCGAAGCGGTCATTCGCTTCACCTGCAATGAGCGGAAAGTTGAAAACTTCAGAACACATTCCATGTACGGATTCCACAAGTCCTGCAGAAGAGCGATGGGGAAATAATGAAATCGATTTTTCTGTCCCTGATGCTTCTTTTGAACGCCCCAGCAGCCTTTGCCTGGTCGGTTGAATCCGCTGTCGGCACTGGTCCTCGCGGCGAATTCCAGGACACCGTCACTCTTTACTGCCGTCCCGACGAAACCCTGTGCCAGGAAGTTTGCAAATCCCAGAATTCATGCTGGAAAGAGCAGGAGCTTTGCTTCAACTGCCTGGGCACCACCAACCCGATCCTGCGCACCGTGTTTACCGAGATCGACCGCCTGTACCGCAACAATCAGCGCGTTCTGCCTGCAGCGGAAGTGGCCCGAGTGTTCACAAAGGATCACATCTTTGTGGCCGCCAAAAGCATCTATAACTTCTATTCCGCCATCGACAATCAGGAAGTGATGGCAAGATTCCAAGGGCTGTGCCCGACCGGCACCGGGCAACCGCTGATTGTCCTGGAAAAAAACAAGTTTCAGGAACCTTCCCGGATCAAATTCATAGTTTGCGAAGGGACCGGCCAATACAACCAGGGAATGTACGTTTTGGAGTACAACCCTCAAGTGGAAACCGGAACCAACAACGAAATTAAAGTGAACAGTAAACCTTAAAAACAGAACGTTAGATCAAAAGGAGAAAACAATGACTAACTTGATGAAATTTGCAGCGGTAGCCATGCTACTGATCTCTGCACAAAGCGCGAACGCAATCTCTTTGCGTTTCAAATTCAAAACCTTCAGCTCTGGTCCAGACATCTACGCTTGTAATGCTGGTTTGAAGCACAATGCATCCGCTCACAAAGCGTGCTACTTCGAAGACACTCAGATCGCTTGTACTGCGGGTACTTGTACTGATGCTACCTGCCACACTCGTTGCGTTTGCACTAACGACAACGGTGGTGAGTACCTGATGGACTACATGAAGGGTCAATACAGCTCTTGGAACACTGGCGATGCTAAATGGAACACAAACTGGACAGCGACTACCCGTCAAGCTGGTCAGGGTTCTTTCGCAACTTTGGTAAACCACGAAGATGCATTCTCTAACCGTATCAAAGAACTGAGCTTCAACCTTGGTTCCGAGCTTTATGGTGCTGAGTACTTCGTTGATATCTGCTACCGTGGCCCTCAGATTGAGTACTGGGAAGACAACGTAGTTGCTAACTTCAGCCTGTTGGCTCAGGTTTCTGCAACTGACTTCGTTGCTACTGGCGTTAACCCAGGTGACAACAACCCAGACGGTCCAGGTTTCAACCACGGTCGTGATGGTTTGAACATGACTCCAAACATCAAGTACACGACTTTGTCCGGCTTGACTGTTGAGTCTTACACTGTGTGCGACCTTCAAGGCATGAACACATTCAAATACGCTCGCAACAACGCTAACCAGTACAACATGCTGGATAACGAAGCGAAGTTCTCTGACTGGAATGCTCCACAAAACGGTGGCGGTGACTTCTTCACTGGTACAAACCAGCCAACCACTTTGAATGGTGCTAAAGACCTTTACAACACATGGATCAACCAAAACACAAAAACTCCACGCTTCTGCCGTGTACGTTATGTGTTCAAAGAGACAAATCATGCTGCTGCCATCAAAAACCTGAGAAAATGGCAACGTCACGGTGCTGAAATGTGTACTTACACTAAAATCGAAGAAGGCGCTGCGAACTAATCGCCCTCTTGGTCTCTGAAAGGATCGGTCTTATGAGATCGGTCTTATGAAATTCAAAAATCTTACGGTTCTGATCCTTTCAGGGGTTGTATTTGTGCTGGCAGGCGAAGCTTTCGCCTGCCGCGCTTCTCGTGACATGAAACACAATTTTGCGATCAACTTTGAATCCAATCCGCCGATCCGTATTTACGGCGATGGCGAAGGTTCGACGATCCTTCCGCAAATGATCGACAAGTGCACTGAAAGTGCCGGCAGCTTCCTGATGCTTTCCAAAGGCGTCTATATGCCGAGTGATGTTTCGGATGTGGCGGATATTTCCCTTGATGGTGACCTA
Coding sequences within it:
- a CDS encoding cation-transporting ATPase; amino-acid sequence: MKSIFLSLMLLLNAPAAFAWSVESAVGTGPRGEFQDTVTLYCRPDETLCQEVCKSQNSCWKEQELCFNCLGTTNPILRTVFTEIDRLYRNNQRVLPAAEVARVFTKDHIFVAAKSIYNFYSAIDNQEVMARFQGLCPTGTGQPLIVLEKNKFQEPSRIKFIVCEGTGQYNQGMYVLEYNPQVETGTNNEIKVNSKP
- a CDS encoding protease; translation: MTNLMKFAAVAMLLISAQSANAISLRFKFKTFSSGPDIYACNAGLKHNASAHKACYFEDTQIACTAGTCTDATCHTRCVCTNDNGGEYLMDYMKGQYSSWNTGDAKWNTNWTATTRQAGQGSFATLVNHEDAFSNRIKELSFNLGSELYGAEYFVDICYRGPQIEYWEDNVVANFSLLAQVSATDFVATGVNPGDNNPDGPGFNHGRDGLNMTPNIKYTTLSGLTVESYTVCDLQGMNTFKYARNNANQYNMLDNEAKFSDWNAPQNGGGDFFTGTNQPTTLNGAKDLYNTWINQNTKTPRFCRVRYVFKETNHAAAIKNLRKWQRHGAEMCTYTKIEEGAAN